From Cecembia calidifontis, one genomic window encodes:
- a CDS encoding Gfo/Idh/MocA family protein, producing MKRKIGIGIIGTGAITGTHIQAIQSLENAHLVGLLGFSEQVAQSAESQFGVKVFYDIREFLAMPDLDLVSICTASGNHLESALAAIQAGKHVLIEKPIEINLDRADQIIKASEQNGLKCGVIFQNRFSPDFLRLKAAVNAGKFGKLLMGNAHINWYRSPEYYSSSSWKGTLSGDGGGAFINQGIHTIDLLLNILGPVEMVFGKVKTLLHRIEGEDIGAAIVHFKNGALGNISASTALFPGYPERLEIFGSLGSAVLEAGKLKAWNIQGEETSLEVGKANLNTGAADPLAIGYKLHLEQYKDMVKAILEDRNPLVDGHEARKSLELILGIYESSKSKLPVWF from the coding sequence ATGAAAAGAAAAATTGGAATTGGGATCATAGGAACCGGTGCCATCACCGGAACGCATATCCAGGCAATCCAATCATTGGAAAATGCCCATTTGGTAGGCTTGCTTGGTTTTTCCGAACAAGTAGCTCAATCTGCCGAAAGTCAATTTGGGGTAAAAGTGTTTTATGATATCAGGGAATTTTTAGCCATGCCTGATCTTGATCTAGTTTCCATCTGTACTGCCAGCGGAAACCATCTGGAGAGTGCTTTGGCAGCCATCCAGGCTGGCAAGCATGTTCTGATTGAAAAACCCATAGAAATCAATCTTGACAGGGCAGATCAAATAATCAAAGCTTCTGAACAAAATGGCCTTAAATGTGGGGTTATTTTCCAAAATAGGTTCAGTCCTGATTTTTTGAGATTGAAAGCTGCGGTCAATGCAGGAAAATTTGGGAAGTTATTGATGGGGAATGCCCATATCAATTGGTACAGATCTCCTGAATATTATAGTAGCAGTTCGTGGAAAGGAACTTTGTCAGGAGATGGGGGAGGAGCTTTTATCAATCAGGGTATCCACACCATTGACCTCCTATTGAATATCCTAGGTCCAGTTGAAATGGTCTTTGGAAAAGTTAAAACTCTTCTTCACCGGATAGAGGGAGAGGATATAGGGGCAGCCATTGTACATTTTAAAAACGGAGCTTTGGGAAATATCAGTGCTTCAACTGCACTTTTTCCAGGTTATCCGGAAAGATTGGAAATCTTCGGCAGTTTGGGCAGTGCTGTATTGGAAGCCGGAAAATTAAAAGCCTGGAATATTCAAGGAGAAGAAACTTCCCTTGAAGTTGGGAAGGCTAATTTGAATACAGGTGCAGCAGACCCTTTGGCAATCGGTTATAAGCTCCACCTCGAACAATACAAGGACATGGTAAAAGCCATCTTGGAAGACCGGAATCCATTGGTGGACGGTCATGAGGCCAGAAAGTCCCTGGAATTGATTCTGGGAATTTATGAATCCTCAAAATCCAAGTTACCCGTTTGGTTTTAA
- the yiaK gene encoding 3-dehydro-L-gulonate 2-dehydrogenase — protein sequence MEIRVPYETVKSTLLRILEKYDFPNEKALLCSELFVRASLDGISSHGLDRFPVFLNMVRKGCVVPSADPEFVFRYGVFERWNGKLGPGPSNAHFAMQRAIDLAQELGVGIVALQHTNHWMRAGNYGLQAADAGCIGICFTNTKPNMPAWGGSEPKLGNNPLVVAIPRKKGIVLLDMAMSQFSYGRMNIFLRKGEQLPFDAGFDQTGKLSKDPAEIIENELALPVGLWKGAGLSLVLDMLASMLSGGNATHEVGKSGTEFGLSQVFFCLHPQKLGMEDWADSKLDLIIRDFKSSRVFEGKEIRYPGEKISSIREQNLVLGVPVDEDLWKKIIKELE from the coding sequence ATGGAAATCAGGGTACCCTACGAAACGGTAAAGTCCACACTGCTAAGAATTCTGGAAAAGTATGATTTTCCAAATGAAAAAGCCCTTTTGTGCAGTGAGTTGTTTGTGCGGGCCAGTTTGGATGGGATCTCATCCCATGGTTTGGATAGGTTTCCAGTTTTTTTGAACATGGTCCGCAAAGGATGTGTGGTTCCTTCTGCAGATCCGGAATTTGTATTCAGATATGGTGTTTTTGAAAGATGGAATGGTAAGCTTGGTCCCGGTCCCTCTAATGCCCACTTTGCTATGCAAAGGGCAATTGACTTGGCCCAGGAATTGGGGGTCGGAATAGTGGCCCTGCAACATACCAATCATTGGATGAGGGCAGGAAATTACGGACTTCAGGCAGCAGATGCAGGATGTATTGGTATTTGTTTTACCAACACAAAGCCAAATATGCCAGCATGGGGAGGCAGTGAACCCAAATTGGGAAATAATCCCTTGGTAGTCGCGATTCCAAGAAAAAAGGGCATTGTCCTTTTGGATATGGCCATGTCGCAGTTTTCTTATGGCAGAATGAATATTTTTTTGAGAAAGGGTGAGCAGTTACCTTTTGATGCGGGATTTGATCAAACAGGAAAATTAAGCAAAGATCCAGCTGAAATAATTGAAAATGAACTGGCTTTACCTGTAGGCCTTTGGAAAGGAGCAGGTCTCTCTCTGGTCTTGGATATGCTGGCCAGCATGTTGTCAGGAGGAAACGCAACCCATGAAGTGGGAAAAAGCGGTACGGAATTTGGTCTTTCCCAGGTTTTTTTCTGCCTGCATCCCCAAAAATTAGGTATGGAAGATTGGGCTGATTCCAAATTGGACCTGATTATTCGGGACTTCAAATCCTCAAGGGTTTTTGAAGGAAAGGAAATTCGTTATCCTGGAGAAAAAATCAGTTCTATCAGAGAACAAAATCTTGTTTTAGGAGTGCCTGTGGATGAGGACCTCTGGAAAAAAATAATTAAAGAGCTGGAATGA
- a CDS encoding DUF1330 domain-containing protein encodes MPALVLVEVEIHNPELYEEYKKHTLATISKFGGRFVVRGAKTESLEGDWNPGRLVILEFPSVQVAKDWWNSPEYTLAKNIRYQAARSKMLVVECNGEIGVN; translated from the coding sequence ATGCCGGCATTGGTATTGGTCGAAGTCGAAATCCATAACCCCGAATTGTATGAGGAATATAAAAAACACACCTTGGCTACCATTTCAAAATTTGGAGGCAGGTTTGTGGTAAGGGGGGCAAAAACCGAATCTCTTGAGGGAGACTGGAATCCAGGAAGGTTGGTCATTCTTGAATTTCCTTCCGTACAGGTTGCAAAAGATTGGTGGAATTCTCCAGAATATACCTTGGCCAAGAATATCCGATATCAGGCAGCCCGATCCAAAATGCTGGTTGTAGAATGTAATGGTGAAATTGGGGTAAATTGA
- a CDS encoding tagaturonate reductase, giving the protein MKKLNKKSIDKPVRPIKVLQFGTGNFLRGFADWMIEIMNEKTDFNGSVKIVLNQSQKVPEAFLSQDCLYHVIIQGFENGQLINKKKLITSIEGIVNPFESFDSFLRLAESPELKFIISNTTESGIIFDPSDLPDTGTIPRTFPGRLTAFLLRKYEHNNGNASNKLYIIPCELIEKNGEVLKSAILAYSELWKLPLGFNAWLKSSVVFCNSLVDRIVPGFPKEKISEIQKELDYEDNLIVMAEPFHLWVIEGKQELKDIFPAELAGLNVKFVQDIQPYRTRKVRILNGAHTAMVPLGYLKGFRTVKDCIEDKEFFNTIHTIIYKEIIPTLDLPETELTQFAEDVLDRFKNPFIRHELASIALHSVSKFKVRVLPSLLVYVEKFGALPTLLVESLSALLVFYRGEWQGKTLPVNDDQEIISFFREAWKDDDLVSFVQKVLANEKLWGKNLNHVEGLSDKVVLNIQSIFNAHNFPKA; this is encoded by the coding sequence ATGAAAAAGTTAAACAAAAAAAGTATTGATAAACCCGTTAGGCCTATAAAAGTCCTTCAGTTCGGGACTGGAAATTTTTTAAGGGGATTTGCGGACTGGATGATTGAAATCATGAATGAAAAAACGGATTTCAACGGATCAGTGAAAATTGTGCTCAACCAAAGCCAAAAAGTGCCCGAAGCATTTTTATCCCAAGATTGCCTGTATCATGTAATTATACAGGGTTTTGAAAATGGACAATTGATAAACAAGAAAAAACTGATTACCTCCATTGAAGGTATCGTCAATCCTTTTGAAAGCTTTGATTCCTTTTTGCGATTGGCTGAAAGCCCTGAGCTTAAATTTATTATTTCGAATACAACCGAGTCAGGAATAATTTTTGACCCCTCAGATTTACCTGATACCGGCACAATTCCCCGGACTTTTCCGGGAAGGTTAACTGCATTCCTTCTCAGAAAATATGAACATAATAATGGAAATGCTTCTAATAAGCTTTACATTATTCCCTGTGAATTGATTGAAAAGAATGGAGAAGTTTTAAAATCCGCTATTTTGGCATACTCAGAATTATGGAAGCTTCCGTTAGGGTTTAATGCTTGGTTAAAATCATCCGTTGTGTTTTGCAATAGCTTGGTGGACAGAATTGTACCCGGTTTCCCAAAAGAAAAGATCAGTGAAATCCAGAAAGAACTGGATTACGAAGATAATTTGATTGTCATGGCCGAACCTTTTCACCTTTGGGTAATTGAAGGCAAACAGGAGCTAAAAGATATCTTTCCTGCCGAACTAGCGGGCTTAAATGTAAAATTCGTTCAGGACATTCAACCCTACCGAACTAGGAAAGTCAGGATTTTAAACGGAGCCCATACTGCCATGGTACCATTGGGCTATCTGAAGGGTTTTCGTACGGTCAAGGATTGCATTGAGGACAAGGAATTCTTTAATACCATCCATACCATTATTTATAAAGAGATTATTCCGACCCTGGACCTTCCCGAAACGGAGTTGACCCAATTTGCCGAGGATGTGTTGGATAGGTTCAAAAACCCCTTTATCAGGCATGAACTTGCTTCAATTGCACTTCATTCGGTTTCAAAATTCAAGGTAAGGGTACTTCCAAGCCTTTTGGTATATGTCGAAAAATTCGGAGCATTGCCTACCCTGCTTGTTGAATCTCTTTCGGCACTTTTGGTATTTTATAGAGGTGAATGGCAGGGCAAAACCCTTCCCGTGAATGATGATCAGGAAATCATCTCTTTTTTCAGAGAAGCGTGGAAGGATGATGATCTTGTCTCTTTTGTACAAAAAGTACTGGCAAATGAAAAGTTATGGGGAAAGAATTTGAACCATGTGGAAGGTTTATCTGATAAAGTGGTATTAAATATCCAATCGATTTTCAACGCTCATAATTTTCCAAAAGCTTAA
- a CDS encoding capsid protein p24, which produces MSEKGHPIKEALLAAAQQSLKDQIADIQNQLEALQESSESEEKSSAGDKYETHQEMLNQSRDMLEKSLAKSKMLLAQLNAVPVKELYTVQEGALVKLSIGNLWVSIPLGKISLQGTDYQLVSNDSPLVSTLWGLKKGDSYEFRGKKENIFQID; this is translated from the coding sequence ATGAGTGAAAAAGGTCATCCCATCAAAGAAGCATTGTTGGCAGCAGCCCAACAAAGTTTAAAAGATCAGATTGCTGATATCCAAAACCAACTAGAGGCATTACAGGAATCTTCAGAATCTGAAGAGAAGAGTTCCGCAGGGGACAAATATGAAACACACCAGGAAATGCTCAACCAATCCAGGGACATGTTGGAAAAAAGTCTTGCGAAAAGTAAAATGCTATTGGCACAACTCAACGCAGTACCCGTAAAAGAGTTGTATACAGTTCAGGAAGGCGCCTTGGTAAAGCTTTCAATTGGAAACCTGTGGGTTTCCATCCCTTTAGGTAAAATCAGTTTACAAGGAACGGATTATCAGCTTGTCTCTAATGATTCTCCTTTAGTCTCCACCTTGTGGGGTTTAAAGAAAGGTGACTCCTACGAGTTTAGAGGAAAGAAAGAAAATATTTTTCAAATCGATTAG